The genomic region TTGGATGTCATTATTGAACATTAGCACTTTGCGCCCCGTGACGGGATCGCCTCCGGCCGGAACGTCCTTGGTTTTCAACAGCCGGTGTCGCAACATTTTTTCATCCGCTTTTTTGAGGGAAATTTCTGCTCCCTCTTCTACCTTCACAACGCGCGTTGGCATATGATGGTGATAAAGCAGCGAACTGTTGCCATGAAACCCCTCCGCTCCGAATAGCTCTTCGGTATATAATTCTCCATCTTCACGACGAAATACGGTATGACGTTTATGCGGGATCTTCCCTAATGCGTGGTAATACATGGCTACATTTTTGATTTATGATTGATGAATGTTTATTGCTCTCAATTCAACATTCATCAACTCCAATTTATAATTACAAATTACCTCTAAGATCTTGTTCGCGCTCGATGGCTTCAAACAGGGCTTTGAAATTTCCTTTACCGAAACCACGGGCGCCTTTGCGCTGAATAATCTCAAAAAACAGGGTCGGCCGGTCAACTACAGGCTTTGTGAAAATCTGCAATAAATAGCCTTCATCGTCGCGATCCACCAAAATTCCGAGTTCTTCTAATTTATCAATAGGTTCATCGATTTTGCCTACCCGGCCTTCCAGTTCTTCATAATACACCGTTGGCACTTTCAGGAAATCAACGCCCCGGTCCCGGAGTTTGGTTACCGTATCAATGATATCCCCGGTTAACAGCGCTACATGCTGTACGCCCGGGCCTTCAAAGAAATCGAGGTATTCTTCGATCTGGGATTTCTTCTTGCCTTCAGCGGGTTCGTTGATCGGGAACTTGATCATTCCGCGGCCGCCGGCCATCACCCGGCTCATCAGGGCCGAATATTCGGTGGAAATATCTTTGTCGTCAAAGATGATGTATTGGGTGAAACCGAGGACATCCCGGTAGAAATCCACCCAATCGTTCATCCTGCCCAATTCCACATTGCCCACACAATGATCCACAAACTCAACGCCCACCGGCTCAGATTTTACCAAACTTTCTTTCGGCTGAAATCCCGGCATAAACACCCCATCGTACTCAGAGCGATCGATAAAGGAATGAATGACATCTCCGTAGGTTTTGATAGCTGCCTTGCGGATGGTACCGTGCTCATCCTTTAAATCATGAGGTTCAAGAACAGACTCGGCTCCCCTTTTCACCGATTCATGATAGGCCCGGTCTACATCTTCCACGTGCATGGCAATATCTTTTACACCATCTCCATGCTTATGTACAAATTTGGCTATGGGGGAATCACTGTTCAGCGGTGCGGAAAGCACAAAACGGATATTTCCCTGTTCCAGGTAATAAGAAGCCCGGTCGCGCACTCCTGTTTCCAATCCGGAATAGGCCTTCATCTGAAAACCGAAGGTCGTCATATAGAAATGAGCCGCTTGCTTGGCGTTACTCACATAGTGCTCCACATAATCCACATCCTGCAAGCCAAGATGATCATCAAATTTTTCTTCTACGGGTCGCTCGAGGGTGTTTTCTAATTCAGCCATTATGCACACTTTTTTATTAGCTTTTTCTTTTCACTCTTGAAAATACAAAATAAAAAAGCGCTTCCATAGAGTAAACCCCGGTATCCCAACACATTTCAAAAAATACAGCCGACAGCGCATTTGAGTTTTTCCCCGGAACCGGAGATGGGGTTGATCGTTTGTGGGATTTTACGGGGGGCTATTTGTTTGGCAAAGTGGCTATCCCTTTGCTGCTCACTCGGGCTGGGTGGTCCGGCGGGGCATTCCTAACGGGGGCGTTGGGAACGAAGGTAAGTTTAAATTCATTAGGAAATTTAACGATTAACTTATATGTTAATTATTGAAGTTATCAACATTATTGTTAACTTACCCACATGAGTGAAAAGGGTCTGAAATTTACAAATAACGGATTATTGCCACCGGGAGACTATGAGTTAACCTTCAGGCAATTACGCAAATCAATATTAGTTTCAGGCCCAGCGAAACCGGAAATTCCAAATTGGGATAAATCATGGAGATCTTGGTTAGTTAACCAAGCTGAAATGTTAGTCAAACAATTATGGCAAATTGGTATTACTGACATTTATTTAGATGGTTCATTTGTAGAAGCAAAACCCCGACCCAATGATATTGACGGGTATTTTGAATGTGATTTGTCAGAATTTGCCAGTGGCCATATTCAAAGACAGCTAAACCTTATAGATCCCCATAAGATATGGACGTGGAACTCAAAAGACCGTAAAAGCTATAGTGGATTTACTAAAAAACAATTACCCATGTGGCATAAGTACCGGATAGAACTATATCCTCACTTTGGACAACCCAGCGGTATAACTGACAAACATGGTAACCAGCAAGTATTTCCGGCAGCTTTCAGGAAACACCGGGCTTCCGGCAAACAAAAAGGTATCATAAAAGTAATACAATAATGTTAATCAGATATTAAGAGTTAATTAATCACTCAGGGCAGGGTCAGCCCTAAAAAACGGACATCTTATGATTAGAACAGATAAAGAATACAAAAAAGCGATTGAGAAGTTAGAAGAAGAGGAAAAGATCCTGAATGTCCAGCGGGAGCACTTTATAGAACTGGGGCATACGGGCGAGGAATTGGACCGGCTTATGCAACCTCTTATATCTTTTCATGAACAGCTTAAGGAAGAGGTGGAAACCTATGAGCAAATGAAACGTGGGAATTTGGGTGTGCTGATGGATTTTAACAACATCGGGCGCTGGTTGATTGGCATTCGGATTGCGGCAGGACTATCACAAAAGGAATTCGCAAAAAAAACAGGTGTTTCCGAAGCCCAGGTTTCCCGGGATGAAAATAATGAATATCACGGTATCACAGTAGAGAAAGCCCAGCGACTTCTGGAGCTGTTAGGGGTGCGGTTTAAAGCTGAAATTGAAGAACCTCCTTCGTTTTTAAATCAGAAAAATGATGATTTTGCATACGCGTGAATTTCATCTCGCCCGGCCAGGGGGAGCGGGCAAGTCCGTTGGGATTTAGAATTAGGCTTGGGATGCCAAACCGGACGCAGCCCGGGGGCTACGAAACCACCCCTCCTGGAAACCGGTGGGCGTTGGTAGTTGCCAGAGGTTGAGCTAATGGGCGTATGAATTTAGTTTGAGGCAGGGCCTCTGTGGGCATTACGGAGCGGAGCGCTGTGACGAGGACAAATTTTTTTTGTAAGGAATGGCTCTGAAACTGCTCTTACCAGATACACCTTAACAAAAAACCAAAGCTATGTCAGAACCTATTCTTGTTATAGAACTTGTCAACAATAAAAAAGGTGAAACAAGCCACGACCAGCCTACTTATTTGGAAAACAGGGAATTTCACCATCTGGAGATCAATGAAGTCGCAGAAATTTTTTCAAGAAGCTTGCCCATTAGTTTTGAGAAGGCACATAAAATTTTAACGACTCTCAGGGAATACCTTCTAACTACACTTACATTGGAAGAAGGTTTGGAGGTTGAGGGCATCGGTTTCTTTCAATTGATTGCCGTTCCAAAAACAGAAGAGGATAAAGAAAAATTATATAAAGGAGAGACGGATGGGGTGCAAATAGAGATACTATTTCGCCCATACCAAAACTTTGAAAAGAAATTAAGTTTTTTGAGTGAGAACTAAGCAGCCGTCTTGCCAGATTGAAACCATCGGCAGGGCTCTGTTGGTTGCTGAAGGTTGGTCAAGATGGTTGATATGGGTTTAGTTTTAGGTGGGGTATTTCAGAGCAGAGCACAGTGATGGTCACATTTTTTTTGCTGTCATTACCTTTCTAGATTATATTCTTGAAGTAATTAGTCATAGAGGAATAATACAAACATTAAATTTTTAAATAGTTATGGCAAAAAAGCATAATAGGGATACAAACAAATCAGCAGGGTCGGCAAATAAAAGAAGTGTTAAAGGGGCTACTGATAAAAAGATTAACAAAAAGACAGATAGTACTGGACCAAGAATTACCAATAATCCACTCAAGAGTGACAACAAGAAACGTTAATGAAAATAAAAGATGCCAGAGAATCTTATTATTATTATTCGGGTAAAACCAGTGATATTTCAAGACAGTTATCATTTGTTGGCTTAGGAATAATTTGGATATTCAGAATCAGCGAAGAATCTAAAATTGCTATTCCTGATGAATTGATTTTTCCAATGATAGCATTTGTACTTTCATTAACTTGTGATCTGTTACAGTATATTACTGCTACTCTAATTTGGGGGAGTTTTCATAGACACCATGAAGCTAAATTTGAACTTCTCAAAGAAGAGAGAATTTCAGAGAAAGAAGTTAATGCAAGTAAGTACTTAAATTGGCCTGCATTATTTTTCTTTTCAATAAAAGTTACAGTTCTTTTGGTGGGCTATTTTGCTCTTTTAAAATACTTTGTTCATATACTTAGACTTTAATGCGAATATGATCACAAGCATTCCTCCCTGTCACATAGGCTACGCTGTGACAGGATGAAACGAGATATATTTACTTCTTCTTTTTCTTAGGAGCAACTTGTGATAATGCACTGCCAGCAGCTTTTTTGGAATCTTTACCTGTTCTTTTATCTCTCAGAACTTTCGATGCAGATTTTGCTGCTGCTTTGCTTGTTTTTCTTTGTTTGGCCATGGTGGTTTTTTATTTGATTTTAATGGTTCCCTTAGTGTTTACAGACACCCGGGCATTTCCCAGCCGGAGAGAAAACGCTCAAAAACTCTCGATAAAACCTCTTACAATAATGAAGCCAAATAGAGTAATAGGACAAATTGTCAATTACGTTTATAGCACTACATATGAGGCCACATCAGATAGATTTCTTCACAAGCGGCTTCAATGTCTTTTCTTCTTTTAATGAATGACCGAGGTGGTGTAAAGATTTTACCACTGAAAACATCATAGACTAACGTCATGTGATGCGGCGCATTTAATTCTGTACTAACTAGATTCTTTTCAACCCACTGATGAGTTGCAGTTGAGATATAATTTCCAGTTTCTTCATCAAGAGGGCTGTTCTTGCTAAAATAAAGCTTTATGACTCCTACATCATTATTATCGTCATCATTTTTGGTTGTAAGAATTAGTTCCGGTCTGATACTAATGTTTACACCACCTACTTTAAGTTTAGGTACTTTTTGACTACCTCTCTTTATTGAATATTGGCTTAAATCTGACAGACCTTGGTAGGCATTCTTAAAAGAAGTAATGGCTTCAATATTTGATCTATTCTTAGACCTTTGATAGCCTTTACTTGGCCTGAAGCTTTGCAACTCATTAATAGAGTT from Gracilimonas sp. harbors:
- a CDS encoding helix-turn-helix transcriptional regulator; amino-acid sequence: MIRTDKEYKKAIEKLEEEEKILNVQREHFIELGHTGEELDRLMQPLISFHEQLKEEVETYEQMKRGNLGVLMDFNNIGRWLIGIRIAAGLSQKEFAKKTGVSEAQVSRDENNEYHGITVEKAQRLLELLGVRFKAEIEEPPSFLNQKNDDFAYA
- the hppD gene encoding 4-hydroxyphenylpyruvate dioxygenase, yielding MAELENTLERPVEEKFDDHLGLQDVDYVEHYVSNAKQAAHFYMTTFGFQMKAYSGLETGVRDRASYYLEQGNIRFVLSAPLNSDSPIAKFVHKHGDGVKDIAMHVEDVDRAYHESVKRGAESVLEPHDLKDEHGTIRKAAIKTYGDVIHSFIDRSEYDGVFMPGFQPKESLVKSEPVGVEFVDHCVGNVELGRMNDWVDFYRDVLGFTQYIIFDDKDISTEYSALMSRVMAGGRGMIKFPINEPAEGKKKSQIEEYLDFFEGPGVQHVALLTGDIIDTVTKLRDRGVDFLKVPTVYYEELEGRVGKIDEPIDKLEELGILVDRDDEGYLLQIFTKPVVDRPTLFFEIIQRKGARGFGKGNFKALFEAIEREQDLRGNL